In the genome of Macrobrachium nipponense isolate FS-2020 chromosome 34, ASM1510439v2, whole genome shotgun sequence, one region contains:
- the LOC135207846 gene encoding uncharacterized protein LOC135207846, whose product MSFLSSSQMLKGSVNLLSQNALADASAGAEDLRSPPCDVYLYSRAVMGNEGKGTMGAKHWALYFDWGYYSATYDANEQNGLLTPFCCEGKPKAPSPDVKFSVKVVKRNLRATPHAVDEKAKENRYSGKVYDLIVANCQIWARELARLLGFDLPTGQVEEVVDIGLTTVVGVGVVTTLLTTAMKNKS is encoded by the coding sequence ATGTCCTTCCTATCCTCGTCCCAGATGCTGAAGGGCAGCGTCAACCTCCTGAGCCAGAACGCCCTCGCAGACGCGTCCGCCGGAGCCGAGGATCTCCGATCGCCGCCCTGCGACGTGTACCTATACTCGCGCGCCGTCATGGGGAACGAAGGCAAGGGCACTATGGGCGCCAAGCACTGGGCCCTCTACTTCGACTGGGGGTACTACTCAGCCACCTACGACGCCAATGAGCAGAACGGCCTCCTGACGCCCTTCTGTTGCGAGGGCAAACCGAAGGCGCCGTCGCCCGACGTGAAGTTCAGCGTCAAGGTCGTCAAGCGGAATCTGAGGGCGACGCCTCACGCCGTCGACGAGAAGGCGAAGGAGAATCGCTACAGCGGGAAGGTTTACGACCTGATCGTGGCCAACTGTCAGATCTGGGCCAGGGAGCTGGCGAGGCTCCTCGGGTTCGATCTCCCGACGGGGCAGGTGGAGGAGGTCGTCGACATTGGGCTGACGACTGTTGTGGGTGTCGGAGTCGTCACGACCCTCCTCACGACCGCTATGAAGAACAAGAGTTAG